The Geothrix oryzae DNA window GCCGTGCAGACGCTCACGGGCCGGGGCGGCTGGCCCATGAGCGTCTGGCTCACGCCAGAGCTGGAGCCCTTCTATGGCGGCACCTACTTCCCGCCGGAATCGCGCGGGGGCATGCCGGGCTTTATCCCGCTGCTCACCCGCATTGCCGAGGCCTGGCGGGAGGACCGCCCGGGTGTGCTGACCCAGGCCCGCAGCCTGGCCGGGGAACTGCAACGCCAAGCCGCCGTCGAGGCCGGGGCGCACCGGCCTGGCGACGAGGTGATCGAGGCGGCGCTCGCCCAGCTCCGGCAGGGCTTCGACGCCCGCTGGGGCGGTTTCGGCCCGGCCCCGAAGTTCCCCCAGCACATGGCCGTGGAGCTGATCCTGGCGCGGGGCACCGCGGCGGATCAGGCCATGGCGCTCCGCACGCTGGACGCCATGTGGGAAGGCGGCATGTACGACCACCTGGGCGGCGGCTTCGCCCGCTACAGCGTGGACGGCCAGTGGCTGGTGCCCCACTTCGAGAAGATGCTCTACGACAATGCCCAGCTGGCCGCCTGCTACCTCTCGGCCTTCCAGGCCACCGGCGAGGCCCGCTACGGCCAGGTGGCCCGGGAGACCCTGGACTACCTGCTGCGGGACCTGCGCGATCCCAGCGGGGGCTTCCACTCCAGCGAGGATGCGGACAGCGAGGGCGAGGAGGGGAAGTTCTACGCCTTCACGCCGGCGGAGGTGCGCGAGGCGCTGGGGCCGGAGGATGGCGCGCGGTTCTGCGCGGCCTATGGCATCACGGAGGCCGGGACCTTCGAGCATGGCCGGAGCGTGGTGCATCGCTTCTCCCGGGCCAAGACGGACGACCTTCCCGAGGACGAGGATCGGGCCCTGCGGGAAGGGCTGCGGCTCTGGCGGGACCGCCGGGTGCGACCGGGCAAGGACGACAAGATCCTGGCCTCCTGGAATGGCCTCGCCCTGTCGGCGCTGGCCCGGGGTTTCCAGGTGCTGGGCGATCCCCGGTACCTGGAGGCGGCCCAGGCCTGCGCCGCCTTCCTGCGCCGGGAACTCTGGCGGGAGGGCCGCCTGCTGCGGGTGTGGCGCCAGGGACGGGCGCACACGCCCGGCTTCCTGGAAGACGGCGCCGCCGTGGTGGAGGGTCTGGTGGATCTCTATGAAGCCGGCTTCGATCCGGCCTGGCTGCGCTGGGCGGAGGCCCTGGCCGAAGAACTGCTGGCCCGCTTCCAGGATCCTGCGGAAGGCGGTTTCTTCAGCACCGAAGA harbors:
- a CDS encoding thioredoxin domain-containing protein, producing MPNRLSESLSPYLLQHAHNPVDWFPWGEEALARARGEQKPIFLSIGYSACHWCHVMERESFENPAVAEVLNANFVSIKVDREERPDLDDLYMDAVQTLTGRGGWPMSVWLTPELEPFYGGTYFPPESRGGMPGFIPLLTRIAEAWREDRPGVLTQARSLAGELQRQAAVEAGAHRPGDEVIEAALAQLRQGFDARWGGFGPAPKFPQHMAVELILARGTAADQAMALRTLDAMWEGGMYDHLGGGFARYSVDGQWLVPHFEKMLYDNAQLAACYLSAFQATGEARYGQVARETLDYLLRDLRDPSGGFHSSEDADSEGEEGKFYAFTPAEVREALGPEDGARFCAAYGITEAGTFEHGRSVVHRFSRAKTDDLPEDEDRALREGLRLWRDRRVRPGKDDKILASWNGLALSALARGFQVLGDPRYLEAAQACAAFLRRELWREGRLLRVWRQGRAHTPGFLEDGAAVVEGLVDLYEAGFDPAWLRWAEALAEELLARFQDPAEGGFFSTEEGQADLIFRQKPGFDNAVPSGNTLAARAFLRLSRHLQREDFRLAAEGVFRCFGPWLARAPRAFLGLLGALDLALREALEVAVSGDPASDSVQALLAEVHRRHLPGRVISASSDQLLPLHEDRGFPEGTALAFVCRGQTCAVPVTTPLELATLLR